A genome region from Paracoccus stylophorae includes the following:
- the rpoH gene encoding RNA polymerase sigma factor RpoH, translating to MANYGNLPAPSPEQGLNRYLQEIRKFPLLEPEEEYMLAKAWADHEDSEAAHKLVTSHLRLAAKIAMGYRGYGLPQAEVISEANVGLMQAVKRFDPERGFRLATYAMWWIRASIQEYILRSWSLVKMGTTSAQKKLFFNLRKAKSKIGALEDGDLRPENVARIATELNVTEKEVIDMNRRMSGGDASLNATVGSADGDSTAQWQDWLEDEDADQAEAYAETEELNTRRQMLIEAMDVLNDREKDILMERRLRDNPITLEDLSGRYDVSRERIRQIEVRAFKKIQERMRELAREKGMRVPEPAD from the coding sequence ATGGCAAATTATGGCAATCTTCCGGCGCCCAGCCCCGAGCAGGGCCTGAACCGGTATCTGCAGGAAATCCGCAAGTTCCCGCTGCTGGAACCCGAAGAGGAATACATGCTGGCCAAGGCATGGGCCGATCACGAGGACAGCGAGGCGGCCCACAAGCTGGTCACCAGCCATCTGCGTCTGGCCGCCAAGATCGCGATGGGATATCGCGGTTACGGCCTGCCGCAGGCCGAGGTCATCAGCGAGGCGAATGTCGGCCTGATGCAGGCGGTCAAGCGGTTCGATCCCGAACGCGGCTTTCGCCTTGCGACCTATGCGATGTGGTGGATCCGCGCCTCGATCCAGGAATATATCCTGCGGTCGTGGTCGCTGGTGAAGATGGGCACGACCAGCGCGCAGAAAAAGCTGTTCTTCAACCTGCGCAAGGCCAAGTCCAAGATCGGCGCGCTGGAGGATGGCGATCTGCGCCCGGAAAACGTGGCCCGGATCGCGACCGAACTGAACGTGACCGAAAAGGAAGTCATCGACATGAACCGCCGCATGTCCGGCGGCGATGCGTCCTTGAACGCCACGGTCGGGTCGGCGGATGGCGATTCGACGGCACAATGGCAGGACTGGCTGGAAGACGAGGATGCCGACCAGGCCGAAGCCTATGCCGAGACCGAAGAGCTGAACACGCGCCGGCAGATGCTGATCGAGGCGATGGACGTGCTGAACGACCGCGAAAAGGACATCCTGATGGAACGCCGCCTGCGCGACAATCCGATCACGCTGGAGGATCTGTCGGGCCGATACGATGTCAGCCGCGAACGCATCCGCCAGATCGAGGTGCGCGCGTTCAAGAAAATCCAGGAACGGATGCGCGAACTGGCCCGCGAAAAGGGGATGCGGGTGCCCGAGCCGGCGGACTGA
- a CDS encoding RluA family pseudouridine synthase, whose product MSNLVVTIHANPPDRLDKALAQAVPEQAALSRSRLSRLIADGAVSGPGGVVRDGKSRVSAGEEYRIVVPEPEPVATCPEAIPLTIAYEDDDLIVIDKPAGMVVHPAPGSPAGTLVNALLAHCGDSLSGIGGERRPGIVHRIDKDTSGLLVAAKSDRAHHGLAAQFEAHTAQRRYLALAHGVIDPGDPRLRGTPGVSFEDGGVMKITSRLARHATDRQRQAVYFDKGRHAVTRARMLESLGAPPAAMLVECRLETGRTHQIRVHMAHAGLGLIGDPVYGGARRASARALGAGAQAAAGFPRQALHAAHLGFVHPRSNVALAFDSPLPRDMQTLLDALRKAGP is encoded by the coding sequence ATGTCGAACCTTGTCGTCACGATTCACGCGAACCCGCCTGACCGGCTTGATAAGGCGCTTGCGCAGGCTGTGCCAGAGCAGGCGGCCCTGTCGCGGTCGCGCCTGTCGCGGCTGATCGCCGATGGCGCGGTCAGCGGGCCGGGCGGCGTGGTGCGCGACGGCAAGTCGCGCGTGTCGGCGGGCGAGGAATACCGGATCGTCGTGCCGGAACCGGAACCCGTCGCCACCTGCCCCGAAGCCATCCCGCTGACCATCGCCTATGAGGATGACGACCTGATCGTGATCGACAAGCCCGCCGGCATGGTCGTCCATCCGGCGCCCGGCAGCCCGGCGGGAACGCTGGTGAACGCGTTGCTGGCCCATTGCGGCGACTCGCTGTCGGGGATCGGCGGCGAAAGGCGGCCGGGGATCGTGCACCGGATCGACAAGGACACCTCGGGTCTTCTGGTGGCGGCCAAGTCCGACCGCGCCCATCACGGCCTGGCCGCACAGTTCGAGGCGCATACGGCGCAGCGGCGATACCTGGCGCTGGCGCATGGCGTGATCGACCCGGGCGATCCGCGCCTGCGCGGCACGCCGGGCGTCAGTTTCGAGGATGGCGGCGTGATGAAAATCACCTCCCGACTGGCGCGGCACGCGACCGACCGCCAGCGGCAGGCGGTCTATTTCGACAAGGGCCGGCACGCCGTGACGCGGGCGCGGATGCTGGAAAGCCTGGGCGCGCCGCCGGCGGCGATGCTGGTCGAATGTCGCCTTGAAACCGGACGCACCCACCAGATCCGCGTTCATATGGCACATGCGGGGCTGGGGCTGATCGGCGATCCGGTCTATGGCGGCGCCCGGCGCGCCTCGGCCCGCGCGCTTGGGGCCGGGGCGCAGGCGGCGGCCGGTTTTCCGCGTCAGGCGCTGCATGCGGCGCATCTGGGTTTTGTCCACCCGCGCAGTAATGTGGCGCTGGCCTTTGACAGCCCCCTGCCCCGCGACATGCAGACCTTGCTGGACGCGCTGCGCAAGGCGGGGCCTTGA
- a CDS encoding DUF6476 family protein: MDDDNSDWKNAAKAVPELRFLKMLVTGLSLVMGLGMIALVVLLWLRLDRPMLPDLPDAIALPQGAQAEAVTFARDLVVVVTDEDEVLIYDRSGTLRNRIRIGP, encoded by the coding sequence ATGGACGACGACAATAGCGACTGGAAGAACGCGGCGAAAGCGGTGCCCGAACTGCGTTTCCTGAAAATGCTGGTCACCGGCCTGTCGCTGGTGATGGGGCTGGGGATGATCGCCCTGGTCGTGCTGCTGTGGCTGCGGCTGGACCGGCCGATGCTGCCGGACCTGCCCGACGCCATCGCCCTGCCGCAGGGCGCGCAGGCCGAGGCGGTGACCTTTGCCCGCGATCTTGTCGTCGTCGTCACGGACGAGGACGAGGTGCTGATCTATGACCGGTCGGGCACGCTGCGCAACCGGATACGGATCGGCCCCTGA
- a CDS encoding accessory factor UbiK family protein: protein MTTQNKFFDDMSKLMTNAMGVAQGARTEAETAMKGWVDRWLADRDFVTREEFEAVREMAIKARTENSELKARLDALEAEKRQD, encoded by the coding sequence ATGACGACGCAGAACAAGTTCTTCGACGACATGTCGAAACTGATGACGAACGCGATGGGCGTGGCCCAGGGCGCCAGGACCGAGGCCGAGACCGCGATGAAGGGCTGGGTCGATCGCTGGCTTGCCGACCGCGATTTCGTCACCCGCGAGGAGTTCGAGGCCGTGCGCGAGATGGCGATCAAGGCGCGGACCGAAAACAGCGAACTGAAGGCGCGGCTGGACGCGCTTGAGGCGGAAAAGCGTCAGGACTGA
- the lgt gene encoding prolipoprotein diacylglyceryl transferase — protein sequence MIPFPDISPEIFTLHLGGLSLSLRWYALAYLAGLLIGWRIMVRMMRRDAIWGDRAPMRPDGVDDLLTWVILGVILGGRLGFVLFYEPGFYLSNPAEIVKVWQGGMSFHGGFAGVIVAAWLFCRAHDIPPLRLADAMAVVAPIGLFFGRVANFINAELWGRPTDLPWGVIFPGEAAQTCPGVMGPCARHPSQLYEAGLEGLVLGLILWAVVRAGGLRRPGLAFGIFLSGYGLARIFVELFRVADPQFITPDNPLGHVLGGPVFGLTMGQLLSLPMLILGLFFILRARRRAPAAAGA from the coding sequence ATGATCCCGTTTCCCGACATCTCGCCCGAGATCTTCACCCTGCATCTGGGCGGGCTGTCGCTGTCGCTGCGGTGGTATGCGCTGGCCTATCTGGCGGGGCTGCTGATCGGCTGGCGGATCATGGTGCGGATGATGCGCCGCGACGCGATCTGGGGCGACCGCGCGCCCATGCGGCCCGATGGCGTGGACGATCTGCTGACCTGGGTGATCCTGGGCGTGATCCTGGGCGGCAGGCTAGGTTTCGTGCTGTTCTACGAGCCCGGATTCTACCTGTCCAACCCGGCCGAGATCGTCAAGGTCTGGCAGGGCGGGATGAGCTTTCACGGCGGGTTCGCCGGGGTGATCGTGGCGGCGTGGCTGTTTTGCCGGGCGCACGACATTCCGCCGCTGCGGCTGGCCGACGCGATGGCGGTCGTGGCGCCGATCGGGCTGTTCTTCGGCCGCGTCGCCAATTTCATCAATGCCGAGCTTTGGGGCCGGCCCACCGATCTGCCCTGGGGGGTGATCTTTCCGGGCGAGGCGGCGCAGACCTGTCCGGGCGTCATGGGCCCCTGCGCACGCCATCCCAGCCAGCTTTACGAAGCCGGGCTTGAGGGGCTGGTGCTGGGCCTGATCCTGTGGGCGGTGGTGCGCGCAGGCGGGCTGCGCCGCCCCGGCCTTGCATTCGGCATCTTCCTGTCGGGATACGGGCTGGCGCGGATATTCGTCGAGTTGTTCCGCGTCGCCGACCCGCAATTCATCACCCCCGACAACCCGCTGGGGCATGTGCTGGGCGGGCCGGTATTCGGGCTGACGATGGGCCAGCTTCTGTCGCTGCCGATGCTGATTCTGGGGCTGTTCTTTATCCTGCGCGCAAGGCGGCGGGCACCGGCTGCCGCAGGCGCATGA
- a CDS encoding class I SAM-dependent methyltransferase, which yields MTALERIIAARIRATGPMTLADYMETCLLHPQHGYYATRDPFGRAGDFTTAPEISQIFGEICGLALAQAWMDQGRPAPFTLAEPGPGRGTLMADMLRALRVAPGMREAARIALIEASPHLRKIQRDRLGHVQHLDRADDLPQQPLFLIANEFFDALPIRQFQRVEDGWAERVVTLGPDGLRMALAPPVDLPRPGQPGDVVEDRPAAPAIVAAMAGRIAAHGGAAIIVDYGGWNGYGDTFQALRAHRSEDPLASPGEADLTAHVDFAALAAAAVGAGAVVSRPVHQGDWLLSLGAAERAGRLAQAGDGGAWPALHRLTDADKMGHLFKAMAIWPQGAPPVPGFDALRLHADDA from the coding sequence ATGACGGCGCTGGAGCGCATCATCGCCGCGCGCATCCGCGCCACCGGTCCGATGACGCTGGCCGACTACATGGAGACCTGCCTGTTGCATCCGCAGCACGGATATTACGCCACGCGCGATCCGTTCGGGCGCGCGGGCGATTTCACCACCGCGCCCGAAATCTCGCAGATCTTCGGCGAGATCTGCGGTCTGGCGCTGGCGCAGGCGTGGATGGACCAGGGCCGACCGGCGCCCTTCACCCTGGCCGAGCCGGGGCCGGGGCGCGGCACGCTGATGGCCGACATGCTGCGCGCTTTGCGCGTCGCGCCGGGCATGCGCGAGGCGGCCCGGATCGCGCTGATCGAGGCGTCGCCGCATCTGCGTAAGATCCAGCGCGACAGGCTGGGCCATGTGCAGCATCTGGACCGCGCCGACGATCTGCCGCAACAGCCGCTGTTCCTGATCGCGAACGAGTTTTTCGATGCCCTGCCGATCCGCCAGTTCCAGCGCGTCGAGGACGGCTGGGCCGAGCGCGTGGTGACGCTGGGCCCGGACGGGCTGCGCATGGCGCTGGCGCCGCCGGTCGATCTGCCGCGTCCGGGGCAGCCAGGCGACGTGGTCGAGGATCGCCCCGCCGCGCCCGCGATCGTCGCCGCCATGGCCGGCCGGATTGCCGCCCATGGCGGTGCCGCGATCATCGTCGATTACGGCGGCTGGAACGGATATGGCGATACGTTTCAGGCACTTCGCGCGCATCGTTCCGAAGATCCGCTGGCCTCTCCGGGCGAGGCGGACCTGACCGCGCATGTCGATTTCGCGGCCCTTGCCGCGGCGGCGGTCGGGGCGGGGGCCGTGGTTTCCCGGCCGGTCCATCAGGGCGACTGGCTGCTGTCGCTGGGGGCGGCCGAACGGGCCGGGCGTCTGGCGCAGGCGGGGGACGGGGGGGCGTGGCCCGCGCTTCACCGCTTGACCGACGCAGACAAAATGGGTCACCTGTTCAAGGCGATGGCCATCTGGCCCCAAGGGGCGCCGCCGGTGCCCGGATTCGACGCGCTGAGGCTTCATGCAGACGACGCTTGA
- the pgeF gene encoding peptidoglycan editing factor PgeF — MQTTLEILTHPLLHDVRHGFFTRKGGASSGLFAGLNCGRRSSDQTDMVTVNRARVAEAMGVPPDALATVKQVHSADVVTLRDGDEIENIRDIQADAIVTARRGVALGVLTADCQPILLADPDAGVIGACHAGWKGALDGVIEATVAAMRNLGATGIRAVIGPTISQRNYEVSEDFMEDFLIEDPEYHRFFSGGPNGRPMFDLPSFGLFRLRGQGVEAEWSRHCTYSDPDRFFSYRRATHEGQADYGRLISAIAL; from the coding sequence ATGCAGACGACGCTTGAGATCCTGACCCATCCGCTGCTTCACGACGTAAGGCACGGATTCTTCACGCGAAAGGGCGGCGCATCGTCCGGTCTGTTCGCCGGGCTGAACTGCGGCCGGCGGTCCAGCGACCAGACCGACATGGTGACCGTCAACCGCGCCCGCGTGGCCGAGGCGATGGGCGTTCCGCCCGATGCGCTGGCGACGGTGAAACAGGTTCATTCGGCGGATGTGGTGACGCTGCGCGACGGCGACGAGATCGAAAATATCCGGGATATTCAGGCAGATGCCATCGTGACCGCGCGACGCGGCGTGGCCCTGGGCGTGCTGACGGCGGATTGTCAGCCGATCTTGCTGGCCGACCCGGATGCAGGCGTGATCGGCGCCTGTCACGCGGGCTGGAAAGGCGCGCTGGACGGGGTGATCGAGGCCACGGTGGCGGCGATGCGCAATCTGGGCGCGACCGGGATCCGCGCCGTGATCGGTCCCACGATCAGCCAGCGCAACTATGAGGTCAGCGAGGATTTCATGGAAGATTTCCTGATCGAAGACCCTGAATATCATCGCTTTTTCAGCGGCGGCCCGAACGGGCGGCCGATGTTCGACCTGCCCTCGTTCGGGCTGTTCCGCCTGCGCGGGCAAGGGGTCGAGGCGGAATGGTCGCGGCACTGCACCTATTCCGACCCGGACCGCTTTTTCAGCTATCGCCGCGCCACGCATGAGGGGCAGGCGGATTACGGGCGGCTGATTTCGGCCATCGCGCTGTAA